A window from Leifsonia shinshuensis encodes these proteins:
- a CDS encoding RNA methyltransferase, whose amino-acid sequence MQLHRIHDLDADGLADYSRLTDVALRRVSEPAGGLYIAESTKVITRALAAGHIPRSVLLQEQWLPDVEHLLAGFPDVPVFVGDAALLEQLTGYHLHRGALAAMHRPELPDPAELLRDARRVVVLEDIVDHTNVGAIFRAVAGLGADAVLVTPRCADPLYRRSVRVSMGTVLQVPWTRLPEWDAALPLLHGAGFDIAALALADDAVTLDAYAAAPPERIAMVFGAEGDGLSRRALAAADTVVTIPMLHGVDSLNVASASAVALWALRARSQASHR is encoded by the coding sequence ATGCAGCTGCACCGCATCCACGATCTCGACGCCGACGGACTCGCCGACTATTCCCGCCTCACCGACGTCGCCCTGCGCCGCGTCAGCGAGCCGGCCGGCGGCCTCTACATCGCCGAGTCGACGAAGGTGATCACGCGCGCTCTCGCCGCCGGGCACATCCCGCGCTCGGTGCTGCTGCAGGAGCAGTGGCTGCCCGACGTGGAGCACCTGCTCGCCGGTTTCCCTGACGTGCCCGTCTTCGTCGGCGACGCCGCGCTTCTCGAGCAGCTGACCGGCTACCACCTCCACCGCGGCGCACTGGCGGCGATGCACCGGCCGGAGCTGCCGGACCCGGCCGAGCTGCTCCGCGACGCGCGCCGCGTCGTGGTGCTGGAGGACATCGTCGACCACACGAACGTCGGGGCGATCTTCCGGGCGGTCGCCGGGCTCGGCGCGGACGCCGTGCTCGTCACTCCGCGCTGCGCCGACCCGCTGTACCGCCGCAGCGTGCGGGTGAGCATGGGCACCGTGCTGCAGGTGCCGTGGACGCGGCTGCCGGAGTGGGATGCGGCCCTGCCGCTTCTGCACGGGGCCGGGTTCGACATCGCCGCGCTGGCGTTAGCCGACGACGCGGTGACGCTCGACGCGTACGCGGCCGCGCCGCCGGAACGGATCGCAATGGTGTTCGGGGCCGAGGGCGACGGCCTGAGCCGGCGTGCCCTCGCGGCGGCGGACACGGTCGTCACCATCCCGATGCTGCACGGGGTGGACTCGCTCAACGTCGCGTCCGCCTCCGCCGTCGCGTTGTGGGCGCTGCGCGCGCGTTCTCAGGCGTCGCATCGGTAG